A stretch of the Streptosporangium sp. NBC_01755 genome encodes the following:
- a CDS encoding response regulator transcription factor — translation MIKIVLADDQALVRAGFRALLDAQPGMTVVAEASDGAQALRLAAEHEPDVVLMDIRMPGMDGLTATREMPPGPRIIILTTFELDEYVFEALRNGASGFLVKDTEPAELIQAVRVVAGGDALLSPGVTRRLIAEYASRAKEPHRSRDLDLLTDREREVLALVGTGMTNDEIAGKLCMSPATAKTHVSRTMMKLHARDRAQLVVIAYESGLVRPGWV, via the coding sequence ATGATCAAGATTGTCCTCGCCGACGACCAGGCCCTCGTCAGGGCCGGGTTCCGGGCCCTGCTGGACGCGCAGCCGGGGATGACCGTGGTGGCCGAGGCCTCGGACGGGGCGCAGGCACTGCGGCTGGCCGCCGAGCACGAGCCGGACGTGGTCCTGATGGACATCCGCATGCCCGGCATGGACGGGCTGACCGCCACCCGGGAGATGCCTCCCGGGCCGAGGATCATCATCTTGACCACCTTCGAGCTCGACGAGTACGTCTTCGAGGCCCTCCGCAACGGCGCCAGCGGCTTCCTGGTGAAGGACACCGAACCGGCCGAGCTCATCCAGGCCGTCCGGGTGGTGGCCGGAGGCGACGCGCTGCTCTCCCCCGGCGTGACCCGCCGCCTGATCGCCGAGTACGCCAGCCGTGCCAAGGAGCCGCACCGCAGCCGCGATCTCGACCTGCTCACCGACCGGGAGCGCGAGGTCCTCGCCCTGGTCGGCACCGGCATGACCAACGACGAGATCGCCGGCAAGCTCTGCATGAGCCCCGCCACCGCCAAGACCCACGTCAGCCGGACCATGATGAAACTCCATGCCCGCGACCGTGCCCAGCTCGTCGTCATCGCCTACGAATCCGGCCTCGTCCGCCCCGGCTGGGTCTGA
- a CDS encoding serine/threonine-protein kinase: MSRIDTQVLADRYRLLSPLSGGGAGTVWLATDEMLGRDVAVKEVRLPPDLDPARRREVLASALREANLAARLKHPSIVTVHDVVIDQERPWIVMELLSGASLEQTVRDRSPLPLHQVARIGVGILSALGTAHAAGVVHRDVKPGNVFLTRTGRAVLTDFGTAVVDGEVTSGRTGHLIGSPNYIAPEQLRGERSGPASDLWSLGATLYFAVEGMPPHPAETPIAAIDRVLTEPPRPPERAGGLGPLLMLMLDPVPKARPSFDAVARSLAELATGRTVAKADRAGGIPAAAPHHPLPPAVPASAPASAPVSPSVPVQPSKPGRGRAAQWAAAEMAGIAVVIGVTFGVTFLLTPAPTAAERGIRLSESPGAFSTPVDVCRLIPGNRARQLLPALTGEGKPTNDGGCQWAVSGMGLEVRLPDSKQWGKSPQQAHELFVNQHQSTIPSGENAWSWPEIQAGIRSARSTAPTAVKPVGDESFGYDVYENRRTGRLEQSYVIIRVDSLVLEVGYTVVDGSKDGPAIQAGAHTTATWVANALNNQKAGE; this comes from the coding sequence GTGAGCAGGATCGACACTCAAGTGCTGGCGGACCGCTATCGGCTACTCAGCCCTCTCTCCGGGGGCGGGGCAGGCACGGTCTGGCTCGCCACCGACGAGATGCTTGGCCGTGACGTGGCGGTGAAGGAGGTTCGGCTCCCGCCTGACCTCGATCCCGCCAGGCGGCGGGAGGTCCTCGCCTCGGCGCTTCGCGAGGCCAACCTCGCCGCCAGGCTCAAGCATCCCTCGATCGTGACCGTCCATGACGTGGTCATCGACCAGGAGCGGCCCTGGATCGTCATGGAGCTTCTTTCAGGCGCGTCTCTGGAGCAAACGGTCCGCGACCGGAGCCCGCTGCCGCTGCACCAGGTGGCCAGGATCGGTGTGGGCATCCTCAGCGCGCTCGGCACCGCCCACGCCGCCGGTGTGGTCCACCGCGACGTGAAACCGGGCAACGTCTTTCTCACCAGGACCGGCAGGGCGGTCCTCACCGACTTCGGCACCGCGGTCGTCGACGGCGAGGTCACCTCAGGTCGGACCGGCCACCTGATCGGCTCGCCCAACTACATCGCGCCGGAACAACTGCGCGGCGAACGCAGCGGCCCCGCCTCCGACCTGTGGTCTCTCGGCGCCACGCTCTACTTCGCCGTTGAGGGTATGCCGCCGCACCCGGCGGAGACCCCCATCGCGGCGATCGACCGGGTGCTCACCGAGCCGCCCAGGCCGCCGGAGCGCGCGGGCGGGCTGGGCCCGCTGCTGATGCTCATGCTCGACCCGGTTCCCAAGGCCCGGCCGTCGTTCGACGCCGTCGCCCGCTCCCTGGCCGAGCTGGCCACCGGCCGTACGGTCGCCAAGGCCGACAGGGCCGGCGGGATTCCAGCCGCCGCACCGCACCACCCCCTACCGCCCGCCGTCCCCGCCTCTGCTCCCGCCTCTGCCCCCGTCTCCCCCTCTGTCCCCGTACAGCCGTCCAAGCCGGGCCGGGGACGTGCGGCGCAATGGGCCGCCGCCGAGATGGCCGGGATCGCGGTGGTCATCGGGGTCACCTTCGGGGTGACGTTCCTGCTGACCCCGGCCCCGACGGCCGCCGAGAGAGGGATCAGGCTCAGCGAAAGTCCCGGCGCCTTCAGCACTCCTGTGGACGTGTGCAGGCTCATCCCCGGCAACAGGGCCAGGCAACTGCTGCCCGCGCTGACCGGCGAGGGCAAGCCCACCAACGACGGGGGCTGCCAGTGGGCGGTCAGTGGCATGGGACTGGAGGTGCGTCTTCCCGATAGCAAGCAGTGGGGCAAGAGCCCTCAGCAGGCCCACGAGCTGTTCGTGAACCAGCACCAGAGCACCATACCGAGCGGGGAGAACGCCTGGAGCTGGCCGGAGATCCAGGCCGGTATCCGCTCCGCCCGCTCCACGGCGCCGACGGCCGTGAAACCCGTCGGGGACGAGTCGTTCGGCTACGACGTCTACGAGAACCGCAGGACAGGCAGGCTGGAGCAGAGCTATGTGATCATCCGTGTGGACAGCCTCGTCCTGGAGGTCGGTTACACCGTGGTGGACGGCAGCAAGGACGGTCCTGCGATCCAGGCGGGTGCCCACACCACCGCGACGTGGGTCGCGAACGCGTTGAACAATCAGAAAGCGGGCGAATGA
- a CDS encoding serine/threonine-protein kinase, translating into MSDPASGPLPVLAGRYRALARLGAGGMGVVWRARDELLHREVAIKEVTLAPHLPQAHRDEMRERTMREARAAARLGHPSIVAVHDVIAQDGRPWIVMDLVRGRSLDDAIRAGGPLPPHRVAVIGLAVLDALTLAHSRGIMHRDVKPANIMLAQDGGVLLTDFGIATLEGDAQLTSPDALVGSPGYIAPERLRGAGDGPSADLWSLGATLYAAVEGQGPFRRDTPVATIGAVLTQDTPFPSRAGELAPVLLAMLAKEPRQRPGESGLRTALRQVAQGLPAGPLSPTTAPQVPPPQTATLQIAAPAPARPRRTGLIVGASLAVVAAAVAGTAAVAGTGLLTMGGSETSGTPPRAADAGRFATAPDPCTLLAGSQVEVAVPSASPLPMEGRQGHEPYCSWDSSLGDTRTDRRLQVAVGHMAPTPGKSGPDTAHAFFVSERTRTIADQGNGLLGSTGPLRNIGRVGAEAFSYDIVALDRIHSLIRFRVSNLLVEVNLSEVGKRAGTALRRDALKIARQVSEELNSRD; encoded by the coding sequence ATGAGTGATCCGGCGTCCGGCCCGCTGCCCGTGCTGGCGGGCCGCTACCGGGCGCTCGCACGGCTCGGCGCGGGCGGGATGGGCGTGGTGTGGCGGGCCCGTGACGAGCTCCTCCACCGCGAGGTGGCGATCAAGGAGGTCACGCTCGCCCCGCACCTGCCCCAGGCGCACCGCGACGAGATGCGGGAGCGCACCATGCGCGAGGCCCGCGCCGCCGCCAGACTCGGACATCCGTCCATCGTGGCCGTCCACGACGTCATCGCCCAGGACGGCCGCCCGTGGATCGTGATGGACCTGGTCAGGGGCCGTTCGCTGGACGACGCGATCCGCGCCGGCGGACCGCTCCCGCCGCACCGGGTGGCCGTGATCGGCCTGGCCGTGCTGGACGCGCTGACCCTCGCGCACAGCCGGGGCATCATGCACCGCGACGTGAAACCGGCCAACATCATGCTCGCCCAGGACGGCGGGGTGTTGCTGACCGACTTCGGCATCGCCACGCTGGAGGGCGACGCCCAGCTCACCTCACCGGACGCGCTGGTCGGCTCCCCGGGCTACATCGCCCCCGAGCGGCTGCGCGGCGCCGGCGACGGCCCGTCCGCCGACCTGTGGTCCCTGGGCGCGACCCTGTACGCGGCGGTCGAGGGCCAGGGGCCCTTCCGGCGTGACACGCCGGTCGCCACCATCGGTGCGGTGCTCACCCAGGACACCCCTTTCCCGTCCCGGGCCGGGGAACTGGCTCCCGTACTGCTGGCCATGCTGGCCAAGGAGCCCCGGCAGCGACCGGGAGAGTCCGGGCTGCGCACCGCGCTACGGCAGGTCGCCCAGGGACTGCCCGCGGGACCGCTCTCCCCGACGACCGCACCGCAGGTACCGCCGCCCCAGACCGCGACACTCCAGATCGCGGCCCCGGCACCGGCCAGACCGCGCCGTACCGGCCTGATCGTCGGAGCCTCGCTGGCCGTGGTCGCGGCGGCGGTGGCCGGTACGGCGGCGGTGGCCGGTACGGGGCTGCTGACCATGGGCGGGTCCGAGACGTCCGGGACACCGCCGCGGGCGGCGGACGCCGGCCGGTTCGCCACCGCCCCCGACCCGTGCACGCTGCTGGCCGGGTCCCAGGTCGAGGTCGCGGTGCCGAGTGCGTCACCGCTGCCCATGGAGGGCAGGCAGGGCCACGAGCCCTACTGCAGCTGGGACAGCTCCCTGGGCGATACCCGTACCGACCGCAGGCTGCAGGTCGCGGTCGGTCACATGGCTCCCACCCCCGGCAAGAGCGGCCCCGACACCGCCCACGCGTTCTTCGTCTCCGAGCGCACCAGGACCATCGCCGACCAGGGCAACGGCCTCCTGGGCTCCACAGGCCCGCTCAGGAACATCGGCCGGGTCGGGGCGGAGGCGTTCTCCTACGACATCGTCGCCCTGGACCGGATCCACTCCCTGATCCGGTTCCGGGTGAGCAACCTGCTGGTCGAGGTCAACCTGTCGGAGGTGGGAAAGCGTGCCGGAACCGCGCTGCGACGGGACGCTCTGAAGATCGCACGCCAGGTCTCCGAGGAGCTGAACAGCCGTGACTGA
- a CDS encoding response regulator transcription factor — translation MATPQQRRVLVVEDDETIARAVRHRLAAEGFDVLVVGDGEAALVAYAKTGPDVVVLDRLLPGLDGLEVCRRMQAARPVPVLMLTALGEETDLLVGLGVGADDYMAKPFSMRELVARVHALLRRVERASQLAVADTVIRVADVEIDTAERRVYVRGDEAQLTRTEFDLLCRLAERPGQVFERERLLADIWGFSEAAATRTVDSHVRALRRKLGPGVVRTVHGVGYALVRQ, via the coding sequence ATGGCAACCCCTCAGCAACGACGTGTCCTCGTGGTCGAGGACGACGAGACGATCGCGCGGGCCGTACGCCACAGGCTGGCCGCCGAGGGCTTCGACGTGCTGGTCGTCGGGGACGGGGAGGCGGCGCTGGTCGCCTACGCGAAGACGGGGCCCGACGTGGTGGTGCTCGACCGGCTGCTGCCCGGCCTCGACGGTCTTGAGGTGTGCCGGCGGATGCAGGCGGCCAGGCCGGTTCCGGTGCTCATGCTCACCGCACTGGGTGAGGAGACCGACCTGCTCGTGGGGCTCGGGGTCGGGGCCGACGACTACATGGCCAAGCCGTTCAGCATGCGCGAGCTGGTCGCCCGGGTGCACGCCCTGCTCCGCCGGGTCGAGCGGGCCTCCCAGCTGGCCGTGGCCGACACGGTCATCCGCGTCGCCGACGTCGAGATAGACACCGCCGAGCGCCGGGTCTACGTGCGGGGCGACGAGGCCCAGCTGACCAGGACCGAGTTCGACCTGCTCTGCCGCCTCGCCGAGCGCCCAGGTCAGGTCTTCGAGCGGGAGCGGCTGCTGGCGGACATCTGGGGCTTCTCCGAGGCCGCGGCGACCCGTACCGTCGACAGCCACGTCCGTGCCCTGCGCCGCAAGCTCGGCCCCGGCGTCGTCCGTACCGTCCACGGCGTCGGCTACGCCCTGGTGCGGCAGTGA
- a CDS encoding arylamine N-acetyltransferase family protein produces the protein MIDVTAYLRRIDVRVDVRVDGPPSVESLHLLHRAHVQRVPYECLEIWLGRPTTVDPAESAARIIGGRGGYCYHLNGAFSLLLEALGYRVRRHVGGVQGKAEGPPNVDGGHLVLTVSGLPCPDNPDGEWLVDQGLGDAIHAPLPLVEGVYRQGPFTYGLRPSEVEPGGWRFDHDPRGSFLGMDFRAGPAEMSEFAAMHEFLSTSPESGFVRVATVQRRDASGVDAMRGLVLTRIGDREHTLTAQTERDYFEILADVFALPLADVTPSERAKLWQRLWTAHERWFES, from the coding sequence GTGATCGATGTCACCGCGTACCTCCGCAGGATCGACGTCAGGGTCGACGTCAGGGTCGACGGCCCTCCGAGCGTGGAGTCGCTGCACCTGCTGCACCGGGCACACGTGCAACGGGTGCCGTACGAATGCCTGGAGATCTGGCTGGGCCGGCCGACGACCGTCGACCCCGCGGAGTCGGCCGCGCGGATCATCGGTGGCCGGGGTGGCTACTGCTACCACCTCAACGGGGCGTTCTCCTTGCTGCTGGAGGCGCTCGGCTACCGGGTGCGGAGGCACGTGGGCGGGGTGCAGGGCAAGGCCGAGGGGCCGCCGAACGTGGACGGCGGCCATCTCGTGCTCACCGTCTCCGGTCTGCCCTGCCCGGACAATCCCGACGGTGAGTGGCTGGTCGACCAGGGCCTCGGCGACGCGATCCACGCCCCGCTCCCACTCGTCGAGGGCGTCTACCGGCAGGGCCCCTTCACCTACGGCCTGCGCCCCTCCGAGGTGGAGCCCGGCGGATGGCGGTTCGACCATGACCCGCGCGGCAGCTTCCTCGGCATGGACTTCCGCGCCGGACCCGCCGAGATGTCGGAGTTCGCCGCGATGCACGAGTTCCTGTCCACCTCTCCCGAGTCGGGCTTCGTACGGGTGGCCACGGTTCAGCGGCGCGACGCGAGCGGTGTCGACGCGATGCGGGGCCTGGTCCTCACCCGTATCGGCGACCGCGAACACACCCTGACCGCGCAGACCGAACGCGACTACTTCGAGATACTGGCCGACGTCTTCGCCCTCCCCCTGGCCGACGTCACCCCCTCCGAACGCGCCAAACTCTGGCAGCGCCTGTGGACCGCCCACGAGAGATGGTTTGAATCCTGA
- a CDS encoding gamma-glutamyltransferase family protein encodes MISRRVATPLAGILVGSSLLLVQPALASPSAVSPPVSPPPLSPPLSPLLSPPLSPQLEKKPVAEGSGGAVSTVDLDASKAALGVLREGGNAMDAAVAAAAALGVTEPYSAGLAGGGFIVYYDARRKKVHTIDGRETAPKAMGPTSLEGIPFDDAVTSGLSAGVPGSVAQWELALRRFGTLSLRQALKPAIDVASKGFKVDQTFYDQTAANAARFKDFTSTAKLYLPGGAPPPVGSTFRNPELADTYRRLGRQGGEWLYGGALGAEVVATVKKPPITPGSTRNVRPGLMELSDLKAYRALERPPTKMTYKGMDVYGMAPPSSGGSTVGEALNILEALPEVGEHEYLEASRLAFADRGKYVGDIPGVPLKELLSDGFAKERACLIGERAMPHPAAPGAPDGVYGPCQAAPSAEAAETAPEVAKEGPETTHLVVADRWGNVVAYNITIESTGGNGIVVPGRGFLLNNELTDFTFGPAPGDPNLPAPGKRPRSSMAPTIVLADDRPLLALGSPGGSTIITTVLQILLDRWDFGMSLPEALAAPRATQRNTAQTQAEQAFIDRYGAELTLQGHSLVLNPEIGAATAVEFLRNGRLQAVAEPTRRGGGSALVVSERR; translated from the coding sequence ATGATCAGTCGTCGCGTCGCCACCCCCCTGGCGGGGATCCTGGTGGGAAGTTCCTTACTGCTCGTCCAACCCGCGCTGGCATCTCCATCCGCGGTCTCTCCGCCGGTGTCGCCGCCGCCGCTGTCACCGCCGCTGTCACCGCTGCTGTCACCGCCGCTGTCGCCGCAGCTGGAGAAGAAACCCGTCGCCGAGGGGTCCGGCGGCGCGGTCTCGACCGTCGACCTCGACGCCAGCAAGGCCGCGCTGGGCGTGTTGCGCGAGGGCGGCAACGCCATGGACGCCGCGGTCGCCGCGGCGGCCGCCCTGGGCGTGACCGAGCCTTATTCGGCGGGGCTGGCCGGGGGCGGGTTCATCGTCTACTACGACGCGCGCCGCAAGAAGGTCCACACGATCGACGGCCGGGAGACCGCGCCGAAGGCGATGGGACCGACGTCCCTGGAGGGCATCCCGTTCGACGACGCCGTGACCAGCGGACTGTCTGCGGGGGTGCCCGGCAGCGTGGCCCAGTGGGAGCTGGCACTGCGCAGGTTCGGCACGCTCTCGCTGCGCCAGGCGCTGAAACCCGCGATCGACGTCGCCTCCAAGGGGTTCAAGGTCGACCAGACCTTCTACGACCAGACCGCCGCCAACGCCGCCCGCTTCAAGGACTTCACCTCCACGGCCAAGCTCTACCTGCCTGGCGGCGCCCCGCCGCCGGTCGGCTCCACCTTCCGCAACCCCGAGCTGGCCGACACCTACCGCAGGCTCGGCAGGCAGGGAGGGGAGTGGCTGTACGGCGGTGCCCTCGGCGCCGAGGTCGTGGCCACGGTCAAGAAGCCGCCCATCACCCCTGGCTCCACCCGTAACGTGCGGCCGGGGCTGATGGAGTTGTCCGACCTGAAGGCGTACCGGGCGCTCGAACGGCCGCCCACGAAGATGACGTACAAGGGCATGGACGTGTACGGCATGGCGCCGCCGTCCTCGGGAGGCTCGACGGTCGGTGAGGCGCTCAACATCCTTGAGGCCCTGCCCGAGGTCGGTGAGCACGAGTACCTGGAGGCGTCCAGGCTCGCCTTCGCCGACCGGGGCAAGTACGTCGGAGACATCCCCGGCGTCCCGCTGAAGGAGCTGCTCTCCGACGGGTTCGCCAAGGAGCGCGCCTGCCTGATCGGCGAGCGGGCGATGCCGCATCCGGCCGCGCCGGGCGCCCCCGACGGGGTGTACGGGCCGTGCCAGGCGGCGCCGTCCGCCGAGGCCGCCGAGACGGCCCCAGAGGTGGCGAAGGAGGGGCCGGAGACCACGCACCTGGTGGTCGCGGACCGGTGGGGCAACGTGGTCGCCTACAACATCACCATCGAGTCGACCGGAGGCAACGGCATCGTCGTCCCCGGCAGGGGCTTCCTGCTCAACAACGAGCTGACCGACTTCACCTTCGGCCCCGCCCCCGGTGACCCGAACCTGCCCGCGCCGGGCAAGCGGCCCCGCTCCTCGATGGCGCCGACGATCGTCCTGGCCGATGACAGGCCACTGCTCGCGCTGGGTTCCCCCGGCGGCTCGACGATCATCACCACCGTGTTGCAGATCCTCCTCGACCGCTGGGACTTCGGCATGTCGCTGCCCGAGGCGCTCGCCGCCCCCCGGGCCACGCAGCGCAACACCGCCCAGACCCAGGCCGAGCAGGCGTTCATCGATCGTTACGGCGCCGAGCTCACGCTCCAGGGCCACAGCCTCGTGCTGAACCCCGAGATCGGCGCGGCCACGGCTGTCGAGTTCCTGCGGAACGGGAGGCTTCAGGCGGTCGCGGAACCGACCCGGCGCGGCGGTGGCAGCGCGCTGGTGGTAAGCGAGCGCAGGTAG
- a CDS encoding SURF1 family protein, with the protein MLRILFSARVVALHLLAVGALVVCGLLGRWQLGVFEESGGPRALVDPAPVAVTTLTTPGKHITADAVSHRVTAEGTFDASKQLLVAERDGGLWLLTALDLGDGTFVPIVRGWVATAQDPAVAAVPEGRVTVSGRLQPSEATDSVQRRTRQLPQGQVLTVSSAELINLWRDTKLRNGFVVAGEQSPAPAVAARPVNVPPPTESGVLTWRNLAYAAQWWIFGLFAVFMWWHFVRDALRGRVRESTPGSGSDSGSDSDFDAGAAAAPETPALPAHTTP; encoded by the coding sequence ATGCTCCGGATCCTGTTCTCCGCCCGCGTGGTGGCGCTCCACCTGCTCGCGGTCGGAGCCCTCGTCGTGTGCGGGCTGCTGGGCAGGTGGCAGCTCGGCGTCTTCGAGGAGTCCGGTGGGCCCCGGGCATTGGTCGACCCCGCCCCCGTGGCGGTCACCACCCTCACCACGCCCGGAAAGCACATAACGGCCGATGCGGTCAGCCACAGGGTGACCGCGGAAGGCACTTTCGACGCCTCGAAGCAGCTTCTGGTGGCCGAGCGCGACGGGGGCCTGTGGTTGCTCACCGCGCTCGATCTCGGCGACGGAACCTTCGTTCCCATCGTGCGTGGCTGGGTGGCCACGGCGCAGGATCCCGCCGTGGCGGCCGTGCCCGAGGGCAGGGTGACCGTCAGCGGGCGGCTGCAGCCCTCGGAGGCCACCGACAGTGTCCAGCGCCGGACCCGGCAGCTGCCGCAGGGGCAGGTGCTGACCGTGTCGTCGGCCGAACTGATCAACCTCTGGCGGGACACGAAGCTGCGCAACGGGTTCGTGGTGGCAGGCGAGCAGTCACCGGCTCCCGCGGTCGCGGCCAGGCCGGTGAACGTCCCCCCGCCGACCGAGTCGGGGGTGCTCACCTGGCGCAACCTCGCCTATGCCGCCCAGTGGTGGATCTTCGGGCTGTTCGCGGTCTTCATGTGGTGGCACTTCGTACGCGACGCGCTGCGCGGCCGCGTGCGGGAGAGCACCCCCGGCTCCGGCTCAGACTCCGGCTCGGACTCCGATTTCGACGCCGGAGCCGCCGCCGCGCCCGAAACCCCCGCCCTGCCAGCTCACACCACCCCGTGA
- a CDS encoding sensor histidine kinase, with protein MRAKPRWVDLLLPLFVGALQVAGTLGVQWSQIHDTGMLRVPLDPLGYVLLLAGPLALTVRRRHPALSVAVAVGSTLLFIGLGHAYGPVFLSPIIAFHTAVVGGHRRVAWPLWGLAYVFFVVYTSWFAPAPSPGWFHNIAMAALMGLVLAVAEFVRARNERQAEHKRVEREEVRRQASEERLTMAQELHDVLAHNISLIHVQASTALHLIEDHPEQARTALTTIKQASKDVLTEMRSVLNVLRDGAPRSPTAGLDRLDELTERSGLRVVKNVTGEVRPLPPGVDRAGYRIVQEALTNVTRHAPGASVTVALDYGPRALTLRVTDSGGNAPGENLGSGNGVPGMRERASALGGTLTAAHHGRGFRVEARLPIPEESE; from the coding sequence GTGCGTGCCAAACCCCGCTGGGTCGACCTTCTCCTACCGCTGTTCGTGGGGGCCCTCCAGGTCGCGGGCACACTCGGCGTGCAGTGGTCGCAGATCCACGACACCGGCATGCTCCGCGTCCCGCTCGATCCGCTGGGCTACGTGCTGCTGCTGGCCGGGCCGCTGGCCCTGACCGTCCGGCGCCGCCACCCGGCGCTCAGCGTGGCCGTCGCGGTGGGCTCGACCCTGCTCTTCATCGGCCTGGGCCACGCCTACGGCCCGGTCTTCCTCAGCCCGATCATCGCGTTCCACACCGCCGTGGTCGGCGGCCACCGGCGGGTGGCCTGGCCGCTATGGGGCCTGGCCTACGTGTTCTTCGTGGTCTACACGTCCTGGTTCGCCCCCGCCCCCTCTCCCGGCTGGTTCCACAACATCGCGATGGCCGCGCTGATGGGCCTGGTACTGGCGGTGGCGGAGTTCGTACGGGCCAGAAACGAGCGGCAGGCCGAGCACAAGCGGGTGGAGCGGGAGGAGGTGCGGCGGCAGGCCAGCGAGGAGCGGCTGACCATGGCGCAGGAGCTGCACGACGTGCTCGCGCACAACATCTCCCTCATCCACGTCCAGGCCTCCACCGCGCTGCACCTCATCGAGGACCACCCCGAGCAGGCGCGGACCGCGCTCACCACGATCAAGCAGGCGTCCAAGGACGTGCTGACCGAGATGCGCTCGGTGCTCAACGTGCTCCGCGACGGCGCGCCCCGCTCCCCGACCGCCGGCCTGGACCGGCTCGACGAGCTCACCGAGCGCAGCGGGCTGCGGGTCGTCAAGAACGTCACCGGCGAGGTCAGGCCACTGCCTCCCGGGGTCGACCGGGCCGGCTACCGCATCGTTCAGGAGGCCCTGACCAACGTCACCAGGCACGCCCCGGGCGCCTCGGTCACGGTCGCCCTCGACTACGGCCCCCGCGCGCTGACCCTCCGGGTCACCGACTCGGGCGGCAACGCCCCCGGAGAGAATCTCGGCAGTGGCAACGGCGTCCCCGGCATGCGGGAACGGGCCTCGGCCCTTGGGGGAACGCTGACCGCCGCACACCATGGAAGGGGCTTCCGCGTCGAGGCCCGGCTGCCGATCCCGGAGGAGTCCGAATGA
- a CDS encoding DUF3817 domain-containing protein — protein sequence MESALKPFRILAYIVGVMLLVLVTCIVLRYGFGIEEPSKVVSPIHGFLYMLYLVAAMNLGMKARWTWQYILGVMLAGTVPLLSFVFERRVTRRVESELATAAA from the coding sequence GTGGAATCCGCTCTCAAGCCCTTTCGCATCCTGGCCTACATCGTCGGCGTGATGCTGCTCGTCCTGGTCACCTGCATCGTGCTCAGGTACGGCTTCGGCATCGAGGAGCCCTCGAAGGTCGTCTCCCCGATCCATGGCTTCCTCTACATGCTCTATCTCGTGGCCGCGATGAACCTGGGCATGAAGGCGCGCTGGACGTGGCAGTACATCCTCGGGGTGATGCTCGCCGGCACCGTGCCGCTGCTCTCGTTCGTGTTCGAGCGCAGGGTCACCCGCCGGGTGGAATCAGAGCTCGCGACCGCCGCCGCCTGA